From a single Alloactinosynnema sp. L-07 genomic region:
- a CDS encoding type II toxin-antitoxin system RatA family toxin has product MRSIHLLVRVPADPATAYTAVSDFARYPELADDVRQARTGPPGTRQETYWEVNFRRGIMRWHETEVFDAERLRIDFEQSDGDFDDFRGAWQVTVADGGSDVRFEVTYDFGIESLSGLMDPIAERVIKRAAVQVLGGLFGPIDVLEGAEALTDLDTVPTAIAAQAAATGAAGYSDATATVPALPGTV; this is encoded by the coding sequence ATGAGATCCATCCACTTGCTGGTCCGGGTGCCCGCCGACCCGGCCACCGCCTACACCGCGGTGTCCGACTTCGCCCGCTACCCCGAACTCGCCGACGACGTCCGGCAGGCCCGTACCGGGCCGCCCGGGACCCGTCAGGAGACGTACTGGGAGGTCAACTTCCGCCGCGGGATCATGCGCTGGCACGAGACCGAGGTGTTCGACGCCGAGCGGCTGCGCATCGACTTCGAGCAGAGCGACGGCGACTTCGACGACTTCCGCGGCGCCTGGCAAGTGACCGTGGCCGATGGCGGGTCCGACGTGCGGTTCGAGGTCACCTACGACTTCGGCATCGAGAGCCTGTCCGGGCTCATGGACCCCATCGCCGAGCGGGTGATCAAGCGCGCCGCGGTGCAGGTGCTCGGCGGGCTGTTCGGCCCGATCGACGTGCTCGAAGGCGCCGAGGCGCTCACCGATCTCGACACTGTCCCGACCGCGATCGCCGCCCAAGCCGCGGCCACCGGCGCCGCAGGCTACTCCGACGCCACCGCCACCGTCCCGGCGTTACCGGGCACCGTTTAA
- a CDS encoding flavin reductase family protein — translation MTSSVAEAVWTVAQRFPTGVSVVTAGAGATARGATVSTFCFLSREPALVSICLRRGSWVLGLIRDHGAFTVNVLASDQESVARRFASRARGADQFDGVGWTAGEAGVPRLSDTVCWLHCRPHEVIAAGDHELVVATVAGLGDGPGRTPLLYFAGALHRGAIESEDT, via the coding sequence GTGACCAGTTCCGTTGCCGAGGCCGTGTGGACCGTGGCGCAGCGGTTCCCCACCGGCGTCTCGGTGGTGACCGCGGGCGCGGGTGCGACCGCCCGCGGCGCCACCGTGAGCACTTTCTGTTTCCTGTCAAGAGAACCGGCGCTGGTGTCCATCTGCCTGCGCCGCGGCAGCTGGGTGCTCGGCCTGATCCGTGACCATGGCGCGTTCACTGTCAACGTGCTGGCCAGCGACCAGGAATCGGTGGCCCGCCGCTTCGCCAGCCGCGCTCGCGGCGCCGACCAGTTCGACGGTGTCGGCTGGACCGCGGGCGAGGCGGGCGTGCCCCGGCTGTCGGACACCGTGTGCTGGCTGCACTGCAGGCCGCACGAGGTCATCGCCGCGGGTGACCACGAACTGGTGGTGGCCACCGTGGCCGGGCTCGGCGACGGGCCGGGCCGCACACCGCTGCTGTATTTCGCCGGCGCGCTGCACCGGGGAGCCATCGAGAGCGAGGACACATGA
- a CDS encoding beta-ketoacyl-ACP synthase III — MRAGNHGAAAVLAGLGGWLPPRVVGNAEIAPRLGTSAEWIQTRTGISGRHWIDQGMSTVGLATEAGARALKSAGLTEVGAVVLATTTPDRPCPASAPEVAARLGLPCVAAFDIGAVCAGFVYALAAGAGLISAGVAGDVLVIGADAFSTILDPTDRGTAMIFGDGAGAVVLRAGEPDEPGALGPFDLGSDGDHADLVMIPAGGSRQRLADDPRDLFFTMQGKATFKHAVQRMSSSARAVLAEAGWRTEDVDWVIGHQANQRIIDALGAALDVPAERLVSNIDRVGNTAAASIPLAMSDAAPRIRPGDRVLLTSFGGGLAWGSTALRWPAITAV, encoded by the coding sequence ATGAGGGCAGGCAATCATGGCGCCGCCGCGGTTTTGGCGGGTCTCGGCGGCTGGCTGCCGCCCAGGGTGGTCGGCAACGCCGAGATCGCGCCGCGGCTGGGCACCAGCGCCGAGTGGATCCAGACCAGGACCGGCATCTCCGGGCGGCACTGGATCGACCAGGGGATGTCGACGGTCGGCCTGGCCACGGAGGCGGGCGCGCGGGCACTGAAGTCGGCGGGCCTGACCGAGGTGGGCGCCGTCGTGCTCGCCACGACGACCCCGGACCGGCCGTGTCCGGCGTCGGCGCCGGAGGTCGCCGCGCGGCTGGGCCTGCCGTGCGTGGCCGCTTTCGACATCGGCGCGGTGTGCGCCGGATTCGTCTACGCGCTCGCCGCGGGCGCAGGCCTGATCAGCGCGGGCGTGGCCGGTGACGTGCTGGTGATCGGCGCCGACGCGTTCTCCACGATCCTCGATCCGACCGACCGCGGCACCGCGATGATCTTCGGTGACGGGGCGGGCGCGGTCGTGCTGCGCGCGGGCGAGCCAGACGAACCGGGCGCGTTGGGGCCGTTCGACCTCGGCAGCGACGGCGACCATGCCGACCTGGTCATGATCCCGGCGGGCGGGTCCCGGCAGCGCCTGGCCGACGACCCGCGCGACCTCTTCTTCACCATGCAGGGCAAAGCGACCTTCAAGCACGCCGTGCAACGCATGTCGTCCTCCGCGCGCGCTGTGCTCGCCGAGGCGGGCTGGCGCACCGAGGACGTCGACTGGGTCATCGGCCACCAGGCCAACCAGCGCATCATCGACGCGCTCGGCGCCGCGCTCGACGTGCCCGCCGAACGCCTGGTCAGCAACATCGACCGGGTCGGCAACACCGCCGCCGCGTCGATCCCGCTGGCCATGTCCGACGCCGCCCCCCGGATCCGGCCGGGCGACCGGGTCCTGCTCACCTCGTTCGGCGGCGGGCTCGCCTGGGGCTCCACCGCCCTGCGCTGGCCCGCCATCACCGCGGTCTGA
- a CDS encoding acyl carrier protein, with protein MDVTLDQVRTLLVASFGVGAEEVGAEVTLAELDVDSLALVEFALMAEKEFGVAIDEEEISKDFTMADVVTLIERKKALV; from the coding sequence ATGGACGTCACCCTCGACCAGGTCAGGACGCTGCTCGTGGCCAGCTTCGGCGTCGGCGCCGAGGAGGTCGGCGCCGAGGTCACCCTCGCCGAACTCGATGTCGACTCGCTGGCGTTGGTCGAGTTCGCGCTGATGGCCGAGAAGGAGTTCGGCGTGGCCATCGACGAGGAGGAGATCAGCAAGGACTTCACCATGGCCGACGTCGTCACCCTGATCGAGCGGAAGAAAGCCCTCGTCTGA
- a CDS encoding beta-ketoacyl synthase, with product MAADIAVTGIGLLTPAGIGIEENWARLLRAEPAAAADPGLAGLPVDFGCRVPGFDPDEQVGKRLAWRLDRYEQLAMAAARQAIADSGLDPRTWDGARVGVVLGTAIGGIGTFEREHTNLRERGPVEVSSMLIPMLGVNMAAGYIAIDHGARGPNFATATACASGATAIGTAMGLLRSGACDVVITGGAESSSTPTIVSSFAKMKALSRNEDPARASRPFDTARDGFVIAEGAGVLVLERAADAVARGARVRARLLGYGASADAFHATSPHPDGVGATLAIGAALADAGVLPDEVDHVNAHATSTPVGDVTEAATLRKVLGARPVVTSTKGVTGHTLGAAGAIEACFTALALQHGVVPPTANLVDIDPGVDVDVVAGAPRTLPMRVAISNSFGFGGQNAVLVLAGA from the coding sequence ATGGCGGCCGACATCGCCGTCACCGGGATCGGCCTGCTGACCCCGGCGGGCATCGGGATCGAGGAGAACTGGGCCAGGCTGCTGCGCGCGGAACCCGCCGCGGCGGCCGACCCCGGCCTGGCCGGGCTGCCGGTGGACTTCGGCTGCCGAGTGCCGGGGTTCGACCCGGACGAGCAGGTGGGCAAGCGTTTGGCCTGGCGGCTGGACCGCTATGAGCAGCTGGCCATGGCCGCCGCGCGGCAGGCCATCGCCGACTCCGGCCTCGACCCGCGCACGTGGGACGGGGCCAGGGTCGGGGTGGTGCTGGGCACCGCCATCGGCGGGATCGGCACGTTCGAGCGGGAGCACACCAACCTGCGCGAGCGCGGGCCGGTCGAGGTCTCGTCGATGCTGATCCCGATGCTCGGGGTCAACATGGCCGCCGGGTACATCGCCATCGACCACGGCGCGCGTGGCCCCAACTTCGCCACCGCGACCGCGTGCGCGTCGGGGGCAACCGCCATCGGCACCGCGATGGGCCTGCTGCGGTCCGGGGCCTGCGACGTGGTGATCACCGGCGGCGCCGAGTCGAGCTCGACGCCGACGATCGTGTCGTCCTTCGCCAAGATGAAAGCCTTGTCCCGCAACGAGGACCCGGCGCGTGCGTCGCGGCCGTTCGACACCGCGCGGGACGGGTTCGTCATCGCCGAGGGCGCGGGCGTGCTGGTCTTGGAGCGGGCCGCCGACGCGGTTGCCCGCGGCGCCCGCGTCCGCGCCCGGCTGCTCGGCTACGGCGCGTCGGCCGACGCGTTCCACGCCACCAGCCCGCACCCCGACGGCGTCGGCGCGACGCTGGCCATCGGGGCGGCCCTGGCCGACGCGGGTGTGCTGCCCGACGAGGTCGACCACGTCAACGCCCACGCCACGTCCACCCCGGTCGGCGACGTGACCGAGGCGGCCACGCTGCGCAAGGTGCTCGGCGCCCGCCCCGTGGTCACCTCGACCAAGGGCGTCACCGGCCACACCCTCGGCGCGGCCGGGGCGATCGAGGCGTGCTTCACCGCGCTGGCCTTGCAGCACGGCGTGGTGCCGCCCACCGCCAACCTGGTCGACATCGACCCCGGCGTGGACGTCGACGTGGTCGCGGGCGCTCCCCGCACGCTGCCGATGCGGGTCGCGATCAGCAATTCCTTCGGTTTCGGCGGCCAGAACGCGGTTCTTGTCCTGGCCGGCGCCTGA
- a CDS encoding acyl-CoA desaturase yields MPAQPGSLTLSPTGSFDELSRLAKQAGLTAPRPGYYVAKSIATFALLAGCEVAFFLIGDSWWQLLTAVALAIALVQTGFMAHDVGHKQVTTSKRRSEFLGMLHMNVLLGVSYGWWVNHHNRHHNNPNNLDKDPDTIRRPVIFDVDELPAKSTTAFGRFIIRFQSVMFFVLLGHEAWRLHMSGFRAAKAGILRQVRLELGLIFLHAALYLTAVFTVLSPVTAVVFILVNKAVFGVYLGMVFAPNHKGMVVYRDDVELDWLHRQVLTSRNIRSSRFTDFVYGGLNYQVEHHLFPSMPRVNLRRVRPLVMEYCQRNDIPYVEVSVWQSYAEVARFLAKVSDDARH; encoded by the coding sequence ATGCCCGCCCAACCGGGTTCCCTGACCCTCTCCCCTACCGGCAGCTTCGATGAGCTGTCGCGGCTGGCGAAACAGGCGGGCCTGACCGCCCCTCGGCCCGGCTACTACGTGGCCAAGTCGATCGCCACCTTCGCGCTGCTGGCGGGCTGCGAGGTGGCGTTCTTCCTGATCGGCGACTCGTGGTGGCAGCTGCTCACCGCCGTGGCCCTGGCGATCGCGCTGGTGCAGACCGGATTCATGGCCCACGACGTCGGGCACAAGCAGGTGACCACGTCGAAGCGGCGGTCGGAGTTCCTCGGCATGCTGCACATGAACGTGCTGCTCGGGGTGTCCTACGGGTGGTGGGTGAACCACCACAACCGCCACCACAACAACCCGAACAACCTCGACAAGGACCCGGACACGATCCGCCGCCCGGTGATCTTCGATGTCGACGAGCTGCCCGCCAAGTCCACCACCGCGTTCGGCCGGTTCATCATCCGGTTCCAGTCGGTGATGTTCTTCGTCCTACTTGGACACGAGGCGTGGCGGCTGCACATGTCGGGGTTCCGCGCGGCCAAGGCGGGCATCCTGCGCCAGGTCCGCCTGGAGCTGGGCCTGATCTTCCTGCACGCCGCGCTCTACCTCACCGCCGTGTTCACGGTGCTGTCGCCGGTGACGGCGGTGGTGTTCATCCTGGTCAACAAGGCGGTGTTCGGCGTGTATCTCGGGATGGTGTTCGCGCCCAACCACAAGGGAATGGTGGTCTACCGCGACGACGTCGAGCTGGACTGGCTGCACCGGCAGGTCCTGACCTCCCGCAACATCCGGTCGAGCCGCTTCACCGACTTCGTCTACGGCGGCCTGAACTACCAGGTCGAGCACCACTTGTTCCCCAGCATGCCGCGGGTGAACCTGCGTCGGGTGCGCCCGCTGGTCATGGAGTACTGCCAGCGCAACGACATCCCCTACGTCGAGGTCTCGGTGTGGCAGTCCTACGCCGAGGTCGCGCGCTTCCTGGCCAAGGTCAGCGACGACGCCCGCCACTGA
- a CDS encoding FkbM family methyltransferase, translated as MTETDQVKSALLRFPGVARARVDRSETGRLIARVLPWGRPSGNAETGALSELAEISPTETRFLHDEIFVAESYLQGGVVLREDAIVFDVGANIGMFTLFVAARCPSAKVFAFEPVPEVFERLRTNVEGRGIPARLFEIGLSEQDERIRFNFYPEISIMSCRADYAAFDNERHLIQTYVDHERAAGPQGRETHLDAVEAILAKDFEYDERKCVLRRTSAVIDEVAVPVIDLLKIDVQRAELDVLRGIDAAHWPLVQQVTMEVHDEPGLPTAGRVDTVRGILAELGFDVQVTEPKMLAGNGRFSVQAIRPGYADDPRPVVAAVGNGRPLDGAELRTWLAERLPADLVPDEVEVVSTLV; from the coding sequence ATGACTGAGACAGACCAAGTGAAATCCGCCCTTCTGCGCTTTCCCGGCGTCGCACGCGCGCGTGTCGACCGATCCGAAACGGGTCGGCTGATCGCGCGCGTCTTGCCGTGGGGCAGGCCCTCCGGCAACGCCGAGACCGGCGCGCTGAGCGAGTTGGCCGAGATCTCCCCGACCGAGACGCGCTTCCTGCACGACGAGATCTTCGTCGCCGAGTCCTACCTGCAGGGCGGCGTCGTCCTGCGGGAGGACGCGATCGTGTTCGACGTCGGGGCCAACATCGGCATGTTCACCCTCTTCGTCGCCGCGCGCTGCCCGTCGGCGAAGGTGTTCGCCTTCGAGCCGGTCCCCGAGGTGTTCGAGCGGCTGCGGACCAATGTCGAGGGACGCGGCATCCCGGCGCGGCTCTTCGAGATCGGACTGTCCGAACAGGACGAGCGGATCCGCTTCAACTTCTACCCCGAGATCTCGATCATGTCGTGCCGCGCGGACTACGCCGCGTTCGACAACGAGCGCCATCTCATCCAGACCTATGTCGACCACGAGCGGGCCGCGGGCCCCCAGGGTCGCGAGACCCACCTCGACGCGGTCGAGGCGATCCTCGCCAAGGACTTCGAGTACGACGAGCGCAAGTGCGTGCTGCGCCGGACCTCCGCGGTGATCGACGAGGTCGCCGTGCCGGTGATCGACCTGCTCAAGATCGACGTCCAGCGGGCCGAACTCGACGTCCTGCGCGGCATCGACGCCGCCCACTGGCCGCTGGTCCAGCAGGTGACCATGGAGGTCCACGACGAGCCGGGCCTGCCCACCGCGGGCCGGGTCGACACCGTGCGCGGGATCCTGGCCGAGCTGGGCTTCGACGTCCAGGTGACCGAGCCGAAGATGCTCGCGGGCAACGGCCGGTTCTCCGTGCAGGCCATCCGCCCCGGCTACGCCGACGACCCGCGCCCGGTCGTCGCCGCGGTGGGCAACGGTCGCCCGCTCGACGGCGCCGAGCTGCGGACCTGGCTGGCCGAACGGCTGCCAGCGGACCTGGTGCCCGACGAGGTCGAGGTCGTCTCCACGCTGGTCTGA
- a CDS encoding phosphopantetheine-binding protein → MATAGISADETVRAERERRLADIVAATLGRDQVDPHEGFFDAGGDSVLALQVVARAHEAGLALTVRDIFDLQTVAALSERAVEVTAPTGELLPELTKQQLDEFEDFDDPAETDSGAEWETTP, encoded by the coding sequence ATGGCCACGGCAGGGATCTCCGCGGACGAGACGGTGCGGGCGGAGCGGGAGCGCAGGCTGGCCGACATCGTCGCCGCGACGTTGGGCCGCGATCAGGTCGATCCGCACGAGGGCTTCTTCGACGCGGGTGGCGACAGCGTCCTCGCGCTCCAGGTCGTCGCCCGCGCGCACGAGGCCGGGCTGGCGCTGACCGTGCGGGACATCTTCGACCTGCAGACCGTGGCCGCGCTGTCCGAGCGGGCCGTCGAGGTGACCGCGCCGACCGGCGAGCTGCTGCCGGAACTCACCAAGCAGCAGCTCGACGAGTTCGAGGACTTCGACGACCCCGCCGAGACCGACAGCGGCGCCGAATGGGAGACCACTCCCTGA